The Peribacillus simplex genome contains the following window.
TATCAAATGAAGCGGACCAGATTGCAAAACAAGTGACGGTATTGATGGACCGAGGGGTAACCGTTTTTAGCGGTCATGGATACTATACAAAAGCATCCAAGGATATTTTATATATCGTTATAAGTAAGCAAGAGGTGCTCAAGTTAAAGAGAATTGTGCAGTCAACGGATAGCAATGCTTTTATAGCCATACATGACGTTCGGGATGTATTTGGTGAAGGATTCTTGGATATCTCGAAGTCCTGAAGCGATTGGTTAGTTCGAAATGAAAAGGCCTAATAGGCTTTTTTATTTTGCAATGTAAAAAAATCTGTAAATTCCGAATAATTTGTTATATTATGTAAGTAAGAAACCACACACCCTGAGGAATGCAGCCATTAAATATGGAGGTGTCTAAGATGATCCTTTTAAAAGTGGATGACAGAAAGTTTGGGAAAAGCAATATCAAGTACAGTGTAGTTGATAAGGAAACGAATGAATTGATCATTAGTGGTGTGTTTAAAGAATTTGGACAGGCAAGCGATAAATATTATGAACTGAAAGATGAATATGGTTCATCCAATGTACAGATGGTATTGAAGTGAAAAGAGGGGGACCGTTGGGTTTCCCTTTTTGGGTACTAATGTCAGAGGTGAAAATGGCCCGTACAAAAAAATAGTTTTTATAATCGTTTAAAGGAATAATCAATGGTTTCTGAATCATATAATTAGATTGAGAAGGTTTTAAACATCCTTTTTTTACAATATACTACAATTTAATTGTAAAGTATGGAATTTGGTGGTAATATAAAGCGCATAAATGTAAACGTTTGCAAAAAAGTTTGTGAGGAGGTGATGTAAAAGAAGTACGATAGACTATTCATATCGTAGAACGAAAGGTTTTTATTTTACTATTTTATGCAAACGTTTTCTTAAAATTGCATGAATATTATGAAAAAAGGGAGAGTCGGTAGGCATGAATCGTAAAAAATGGTACGGGGGAATCTTTTCTGTTTTATTAATTTTTAGTGTAATTTTGGCTGGATGCTCTTCTTCTACTGGTGGAAACAGCGACTCTAAGGATAAAGTGACTCTGGATATTTTTCAATTCAAGGTAGAATTCAAGTCGCAATTCGAGGCATTGGTGAAACAATATGAAAAAGAAAATCCAGATGTGAAGATCAAGATATCGACAGTTGGCGGTGGAAATGATTATAAATCAGCCATTACGGCAAAGTTCGCTTCAGGTGAGGAGCCAGCGGTTTTTAACATTGGCGGACCGGTAGATGTCAAACAATATAAAGATAGATTATTAGATTTAAAGGACACGAAGGCAGCGGCAGCAGCACTTGATGGCACTTTGGATGGCGTGGAAGAGGACGGGCAAGTTCTTGGACTTCCATTTAACCAGGAAGGATATGGCTTGATTTATAACAAACGGATATTTAAGGAAGCCGGAATCAATCCTGAAGAAATTACAAGTTATGCAGCACTAGAGGCGGCAGTTAAGAAAATGGATTCACAGAAAGACAAATTGAAAATCGATGCAGTTTTCGCTTACCCGGTTAAAGAGAAGTGGGTGACAGGAAACCATTTATCCAATGTATTCTTAGCGCCGGAGTTTGATGGGAATGTGTTAAAAGCAAGCAAGTCTCCAACTGTTAAATTCACGGATGGTGACAAGTTTAAACAAATGGTCGATATCCAAAATAAATATTCCGTCCAGCCGACAACAAGTCTTGATTACTCCCAACAAGTGGAAGAGTTGTTCTCACTTGAAAAGGTTGCAATCATTCAGCAAGGTAACTGGGTGTATAACACAGTATATGATATGGACCCGGAATTAGCGGAAAAAGGCATTGGTATCATTCCGATTCCTAATGGAGACAAAGCAGGAATGCCGGTCGGCGTACCGAACTATTGGGCAGTGAACAAGAAATCGGATGAAAAGGTACAGGAAGAAGCGAAGAAGTTCCTCGACTGGATGTATACATCTGAAGAAGGGAAAAAAGCCGTTTTGGAAGATTTTAAATTCATTCCTGCTTATGAAGGATATGATGTAGAAAAAATAGCCGATCCAATTTCAAAAGAAATTTATAAATACTCCCAAGATGGAAACACGATTGGGTGGGTGTTTAATGGATATCCGGTTGGTTGGAATGATGACCTTGGTGCAAGTGTCCAAAAGTACGTAACTGGTAAATTGACGTGGGATGAACTTGTCCAACAGAACATTGAAAATTGGGAGAAGATTCATAGCAAGTAAGTGTTCGGAATGGCAAATGACCAATCGGCATGAAAAGGGTGTCGATTGGTTGTTCCTGTTACAAGAAAGTAGCTAAGGGAAATTGCGTAAATAAGGTATACATCATTTACTAACTAGTCATGATCGATGATTTTTAATATTTTTTGAAATCCGTTATCTATTAAATCATTTCAAGGAGGTCGGTTTCGTTGAGGAATCGGGATGCCGCATATTGGCTGTTTTTGACACCTGTTCTTGCTGCACTCATTTTGGTGGTGATCGTGCCACTCATCTACGGATTTTATTATTCCTTTACGAATTGGAACGGTCTAGGGACGCCAGCTTTCATCGGTCTTAAGAATTATATGGATTTGTTTACGGATAGAGGGTTTCTGGATACATTTTGGTTCACCATTAAATTTTCCGTAGCGGCAATTGTTGTAATCAATGTCATCGGTTTAAGTTTGGCTCTTATCGTGACATCGAAAATCAAATCAAGCAACATACTGCGGACAGTTTTCTTTATGCCCAATTTAATTGGCGGCTTGATCCTAGGCTTTATTTGGCAGTTCATTTTCATTAAGGTCTTTGGCGCGATTGGTGACTTGACTGGGATCGAGGCATTTAATGGATGGTTATCAACGACAGAAACAGGTTTTTGGGGATTGATCATATTAACGTCTTGGCAAATGGCCGGGTATATCATGATCATTTATATTGCATATCTGCAGGCTGTTCCTGAAGACTTGATCGAAGCGGCAAAAATTGATGGGGCTAACAGCTTCCAGCGTTTTCGCCATATCACCTTCCCGCTTGTGGCACCTGCTTTTACCGTCAGTTTGTTTTTGACGCTGTCCCACTCGTTCAAGATTTATGATCAAAATCTTTCTTTGACGAACGGAGCTCCCTATAATTCAACCGAAATGGTCGCGATGAACATTGTAAAATCCGCTTTCACCGAAAATGATATGGCATATGCACAGGCAAAAGCCGTAATCTTTTTCGTAATTGTGGCAGCAGTTTCTTTAACACAAGTTTATATCAATAAGAAAAGGGAGGTTGAGCTGTAATGAGAAAAAAATGGAAGCTATGGCTGGTTG
Protein-coding sequences here:
- a CDS encoding ABC transporter substrate-binding protein — translated: MNRKKWYGGIFSVLLIFSVILAGCSSSTGGNSDSKDKVTLDIFQFKVEFKSQFEALVKQYEKENPDVKIKISTVGGGNDYKSAITAKFASGEEPAVFNIGGPVDVKQYKDRLLDLKDTKAAAAALDGTLDGVEEDGQVLGLPFNQEGYGLIYNKRIFKEAGINPEEITSYAALEAAVKKMDSQKDKLKIDAVFAYPVKEKWVTGNHLSNVFLAPEFDGNVLKASKSPTVKFTDGDKFKQMVDIQNKYSVQPTTSLDYSQQVEELFSLEKVAIIQQGNWVYNTVYDMDPELAEKGIGIIPIPNGDKAGMPVGVPNYWAVNKKSDEKVQEEAKKFLDWMYTSEEGKKAVLEDFKFIPAYEGYDVEKIADPISKEIYKYSQDGNTIGWVFNGYPVGWNDDLGASVQKYVTGKLTWDELVQQNIENWEKIHSK
- a CDS encoding carbohydrate ABC transporter permease, which gives rise to MRNRDAAYWLFLTPVLAALILVVIVPLIYGFYYSFTNWNGLGTPAFIGLKNYMDLFTDRGFLDTFWFTIKFSVAAIVVINVIGLSLALIVTSKIKSSNILRTVFFMPNLIGGLILGFIWQFIFIKVFGAIGDLTGIEAFNGWLSTTETGFWGLIILTSWQMAGYIMIIYIAYLQAVPEDLIEAAKIDGANSFQRFRHITFPLVAPAFTVSLFLTLSHSFKIYDQNLSLTNGAPYNSTEMVAMNIVKSAFTENDMAYAQAKAVIFFVIVAAVSLTQVYINKKREVEL